A DNA window from Anastrepha ludens isolate Willacy chromosome 6, idAnaLude1.1, whole genome shotgun sequence contains the following coding sequences:
- the LOC128867447 gene encoding uncharacterized protein LOC128867447, with translation MKWLSLFLVFGLLALIGSMGSLVVAEPHPEPRGRPPTTSRRPATTDTNDAGERR, from the coding sequence ATGAAGTGGTTATCGTTGTTCTTGGTTTTCGGGCTACTCGCCTTGATCGGCAGTATGGGTTCGTTAGTTGTTGCCGAACCACATCCTGAACCGCGTGGACGTCCTCCCACCACCTCACGTCGTCCCGCAACCACCGATACTAATGATGCCGGTGAACGGCGCTAG